TGGTAACCAGTTTCATGTTAGCAAAATCAAGCACTCCAAGCACTTCATTAACGACACGTATCACACAGACGAGAGCTCCGGGAGAGAGGGTACCTTCAACATACTCAATGCTCACACAAATACCACCACCAGGACATTCAGACACTAGGAGGTCTTGAACATCAAATGTACCTGATAGAGATATTTATAAATGAACACGCCTCATTGAACTCACTGATTGAAATGTTCTCAAACACGAGATCTATTCCATTCTCATCAGTCAGTGTGACACTGTATTCTGTCATCTTGTCAGTGGGGAGGGAGAAACTGAGTGAGCCATCAAACAGAAGAGGGTCCGTAATTGGAAGGTCGATGGAGGGAGTCAATAGGTCAGAGTCCACACGATACCGAGTGAACCTTGTGCAACTTGGAACCTAGAATATTATAGAGAGAACTCAAAATGCATTCTTAACAAACTAACGAACAACTAAAATTGAATCACTCACAGTTGCCCTAAATTTGACTAATTTATTCCTTTTAGTTTCAAGAATACGATGTTGTTCTCCACTACCTGCATAATAATAGAAGTGTAATCCAACATTATGGTATAAACACACCTTCTGCCCTTGTAAATAACCCAGTACATAATTCACTGGTTGTTCCCCTCATCTCTCCATCAGTAGGAGTCACAGTGAATCTGGCACACACACTGTTATCAGAGTACATGAAAATGTACTCATTAGTGAATCCACACAGAGAATCGATAACAACTGTTTCAGTTGAGTCTAGAGTTGACTCGGTGATGTCCACACAGTAGTCAGTGAGGGGTAGAGCATTCCACATCACGGTAATGGTATTCGGTGCAACAATAAAGGGAGTGAGGACCGTCTCTAATTATGTGATAAGGAaaaagaaaataattatgctgaaacAATCAAGATAATGACTCACCATGAACAACTAGAGATGCTGTGGATGAATCTGCTAAAGTAATATCAGTGCCATTTATGATAACAGCACTACAATACACAATAGAGTTGTTGTGCTGTAAAGTGGCCAAGATTGTCAGTGTGGTTGATCCACCAGGAAATGAAGGTCGACGTGCTCTAATAGTTTCTGTATCTGGTCCCACTACGACATTGTTTATATACCagaaataattatcagtaaatCCCTCCGCTTGATACCGACACCTAAATACTGCCTCCAGTCCCTCGGCTCTCTCCACTGACAATGGCTGTACTGTAAACTGAGCTGTGAGAAAGTATTAGCACGCAGATGTCGTTATGGGTTACTGTACtcgagaataattataaaatcaTTATTATAAATCAGGTCAATTAGATATCACTGTCAAAATGAGCAACCAGTCATGTAAACTGTGTTTCAGTAGTTTATTCAAAAGTACAATGCACACCAGTAATTTGGCAGCAcacaatttataattatgtgcagatctacatgtattttaATTATTCTGAGGTGGGGGAGATAATAATTCAGTAtaggctcacacacacacacactgacaaaaACTAACTGAAAATGGATCCAAAAGTGTGCCAATAGTGGTGGTACTCATGCAGAGGAGCATCACATGttggactataattatgagtcacaATCTctggctgcataattatatataattatagcggttGCAAAGGAAACAGTGATCTGACTCGCAAGGAGCATACAATTAGCATGCTTCACGTGCAATTTGCAATAGTATCCAGGCTTATACAATGTCGTTCGCAATTGACTATATAAACTAAGGCACTCGAAACTCTGTATACGATCTACACGTAGAATAGCATTCTTGTGGCAAAATTATCACAATTATTCTGTTTGTATGCAGCAGTATTCTGAAATTAATGTGTACTGCCAATGTAACACAACAGCCTTACCTTTTACAGCTATGATGAATGACCCTGCCATGAAAAGAAAAGTGAAAGATGTCAAACTCTTGTCCATCAGAGCATGAAGCTACGTGGAAGATTTAATCATACATCATGATGATTTCTAATACATAGATCTAGTAGACTAGTTTAATACCTGATACTGAGATCAGTCTAGACTAGATCTAGCCATATCTATGCATGGCAACAGCTAGACACAATCTACACAGTACAGAACCCTAGAGTTATAggattggtaaagatcacactagatctagatgtcTAGTCTACTCTAATAGGCTCTAAATCTagtgtgatctttaccaatctTAGTCTTGCAGAACTATTAAAGATCGAAGCTTCAGAGGAAATTAAAGGAACAAGGCCACCTCTTCACCCTTTATAATGTTACCCTCCATCATATCCCAGGTGCACTGTCTAGTATTATCTTTGGATACAATTCAAGATTGTGTGCATGCCGATATATCTAGATCTACCCCGGCCCGGCGGGGTACCCTATCCCAGGCCCAGACCTGTCTCTCCTCATTTCTCACGGATGGAACTGACTTGAGGTAATATATAATTTTGTCGATTAAATcattacagcgccaccatcCGGGCATGAAACTCAGACTGAACAACCTATTTGCTATAC
This is a stretch of genomic DNA from Halichondria panicea chromosome 1, odHalPani1.1, whole genome shotgun sequence. It encodes these proteins:
- the LOC135339139 gene encoding uncharacterized protein LOC135339139 isoform X2 translates to MDKSLTSFTFLFMAGSFIIAVKAQFTVQPLSVERAEGLEAVFRCRYQAEGFTDNYFWYINNVVVGPDTETIRARRPSFPGGSTTLTILATLQHNNSIVYCSAVIINGTDITLADSSTASLVVHETVLTPFIVAPNTITVMWNALPLTDYCVDITESTLDSTETVVIDSLCGFTNEYIFMYSDNSVCARFTVTPTDGEMRGTTSELCTGLFTRAEGSGEQHRILETKRNKLVKFRATVPSCTRFTRYRVDSDLLTPSIDLPITDPLLFDGSLSFSLPTDKMTEYSVTLTDENGIDLVFENISISTFDVQDLLVSECPGGGICVSIEYVEGTLSPGALVCVIRVVNEVLGVLDFANMKLVTIPRNSIENFTIPVSSGEYRVIAFDLESNHLPNMPISMVAISQDIMTVNSTGEDITSPPPRESISATKLTNGEVEVTCCDSALNCLVLFQSTIILDRVLVGFINASSTSTVLSLNDTFGDGYVVVYSWNSLEFIFEGEVSLIIQLDLLTSAPTTCPTAAPTIPPTSDPQTDPTPPDMESLLTSVIAAAITGLVILLLLVVTAVGIVVVILRKRRQNEVEVPESDRRVDWSSTFAEIEQPNEAYAPVLKRNIAYEQTKKPRGQRVNDSQAPATTEGEYESIEPVHVYEDVLPQGKASRANYVNIN
- the LOC135339139 gene encoding uncharacterized protein LOC135339139 isoform X4 — its product is MDKSLTSFTFLFMAGSFIIAVKAQFTVQPLSVERAEGLEAVFRCRYQAEGFTDNYFWYINNVVVGPDTETIRARRPSFPGGSTTLTILATLQHNNSIVYCSAVIINGTDITLADSSTASLVVHETVLTPFIVAPNTITVMWNALPLTDYCVDITESTLDSTETVVIDSLCGFTNEYIFMYSDNSVCARFTVTPTDGEMRGTTSELCTGLFTRAEGSGEQHRILETKRNKLVKFRATVPSCTRFTRYRVDSDLLTPSIDLPITDPLLFDGSLSFSLPTDKMTEYSVTLTDENGIDLVFENISISTFDVQDLLVSECPGGGICVSIEYVEGTLSPGALVCVIRVVNEVLGVLDFANMKLVTIPRNSIENFTIPVSSGEYRVIAFDLESNHLPNMPISMVAISQDIMTVNSTGEDITSPPPRESISATKLTNGEVEVTCCDSALNCLVLFQSTIILDRVLVGFINASSTSTVLSLNDTFGDGYVVVYSWNSLEFIFEGEVSLIIQLDLLTSAPTTCPTAAPTIPPTSDPQTDPTPPDMESLLTSVIAGLVILLLLVVTAVGIVVVILRKRRQNEESDRRVDWSSTFAEIEQPNEAYAPVLKRNIAYEQTKKPRGQRVNDSQAPATTEGEYESIEPVHVYEDVLPQGKASRANYVNIN
- the LOC135339139 gene encoding uncharacterized protein LOC135339139 isoform X5 encodes the protein MDKSLTSFTFLFMAGSFIIAVKAQFTVQPLSVERAEGLEAVFRCRYQAEGFTDNYFWYINNVVVGPDTETIRARRPSFPGGSTTLTILATLQHNNSIVYCSAVIINGTDITLADSSTASLVVHETVLTPFIVAPNTITVMWNALPLTDYCVDITESTLDSTETVVIDSLCGFTNEYIFMYSDNSVCARFTVTPTDGEMRGTTSELCTGLFTRAEGSGEQHRILETKRNKLVKFRATVPSCTRFTRYRVDSDLLTPSIDLPITDPLLFDGSLSFSLPTDKMTEYSVTLTDENGIDLVFENISISTFDVQDLLVSECPGGGICVSIEYVEGTLSPGALVCVIRVVNEVLGVLDFANMKLVTIPRNSIENFTIPVSSGEYRVIAFDLESNHLPNMPISMVAISQDIMTVNSTGEDITSPPPRESISATKLTNGEVEVTCCDSALNCLVLFQSTIILDRVLVGFINASSTSTVLSLNDTFGDGYVVVYSWNSLEFIFEGEVSLIIQLDLLTSAPTTCPTAAPTIPPTSDPQTDPTPPDMESLLTSVIAAAAIAGKSMDSG
- the LOC135339139 gene encoding uncharacterized protein LOC135339139 isoform X1, whose protein sequence is MDKSLTSFTFLFMAGSFIIAVKAQFTVQPLSVERAEGLEAVFRCRYQAEGFTDNYFWYINNVVVGPDTETIRARRPSFPGGSTTLTILATLQHNNSIVYCSAVIINGTDITLADSSTASLVVHETVLTPFIVAPNTITVMWNALPLTDYCVDITESTLDSTETVVIDSLCGFTNEYIFMYSDNSVCARFTVTPTDGEMRGTTSELCTGLFTRAEGSGEQHRILETKRNKLVKFRATVPSCTRFTRYRVDSDLLTPSIDLPITDPLLFDGSLSFSLPTDKMTEYSVTLTDENGIDLVFENISISTFDVQDLLVSECPGGGICVSIEYVEGTLSPGALVCVIRVVNEVLGVLDFANMKLVTIPRNSIENFTIPVSSGEYRVIAFDLESNHLPNMPISMVAISQDIMTVNSTGEDITSPPPRESISATKLTNGEVEVTCCDSALNCLVLFQSTIILDRVLVGFINASSTSTVLSLNDTFGDGYVVVYSWNSLEFIFEGEVSLIIQLDLLTSAPTTCPTAAPTIPPTSDPQTDPTPPDMESLLTSVIAAAAITGLVILLLLVVTAVGIVVVILRKRRQNEVEVPESDRRVDWSSTFAEIEQPNEAYAPVLKRNIAYEQTKKPRGQRVNDSQAPATTEGEYESIEPVHVYEDVLPQGKASRANYVNIN
- the LOC135339139 gene encoding uncharacterized protein LOC135339139 isoform X3, translating into MDKSLTSFTFLFMAGSFIIAVKAQFTVQPLSVERAEGLEAVFRCRYQAEGFTDNYFWYINNVVVGPDTETIRARRPSFPGGSTTLTILATLQHNNSIVYCSAVIINGTDITLADSSTASLVVHETVLTPFIVAPNTITVMWNALPLTDYCVDITESTLDSTETVVIDSLCGFTNEYIFMYSDNSVCARFTVTPTDGEMRGTTSELCTGLFTRAEGSGEQHRILETKRNKLVKFRATVPSCTRFTRYRVDSDLLTPSIDLPITDPLLFDGSLSFSLPTDKMTEYSVTLTDENGIDLVFENISISTFDVQDLLVSECPGGGICVSIEYVEGTLSPGALVCVIRVVNEVLGVLDFANMKLVTIPRNSIENFTIPVSSGEYRVIAFDLESNHLPNMPISMVAISQDIMTVNSTGEDITSPPPRESISATKLTNGEVEVTCCDSALNCLVLFQSTIILDRVLVGFINASSTSTVLSLNDTFGDGYVVVYSWNSLEFIFEGEVSLIIQLDLLTSAPTTCPTAAPTIPPTSDPQTDPTPPDMESLLTSVIAGLVILLLLVVTAVGIVVVILRKRRQNEVEVPESDRRVDWSSTFAEIEQPNEAYAPVLKRNIAYEQTKKPRGQRVNDSQAPATTEGEYESIEPVHVYEDVLPQGKASRANYVNIN